The following are encoded in a window of Castanea sativa cultivar Marrone di Chiusa Pesio chromosome 9, ASM4071231v1 genomic DNA:
- the LOC142610805 gene encoding alpha carbonic anhydrase 1, chloroplastic: protein MSLRISFSVLAITLLLVGTSADDLVEELNSISFGYTGVHGPQKWGSLSPLFSACSNGKRQSPVNIVKNKVVRNKNLKPLTRDYSTANATLVNNGFNIGLLFEENVGVLVTDGKNFSLKQMHWHSPSEHRINGEQFPTELHMVHKAADGSFAVVSILYQYGDADPLLSKIKDELNELVKEVCAKNEESHIPVKALNTKHMEKKTRKYYRYIGSLTTPPCTENVTWSILGKVRSISKEQVELLQAPLDSTCKKNARPLQELNGRQIELFAELGDS, encoded by the exons AGCTTAATTCAATTTCATTTGGTTATACCGGAGTCCATGGCCCTCAAAAGTGGGGAAGCTTGAGTCCATTATTCTCGGCATGCTCAAATGGTAAAAGGCAGTCCCCTGTGAACATAGTGAAGAACAAAGTTGTTCGTAACAAGAATTTGAAACCCTTAACCAGAGATTACAGTACTGCAAATGCCACACTGGTCAACAATGGGTTTAACATTGGG TTGCTTTTTGAGGAAAATGTGGGAGTCTTGGTTACAGATGGGAAGAACTTCAGCTTGAAGCAAATGCACTGGCATTCTCCTTCTGAGCACAGGATTAATGGAGAACA ATTTCCAACTGAGCTTCATATGGTCCACAAGGCAGCTGATGGCAGCTTCGCAGTTGTGTCAATCCTCTACCAATATGGTGATGCTGATCCCCTACTTTccaag ATTAAGGACGAGTTGAATGAACTGGTTAAGGAAGTGTGTGCAAAGAATGAAGAGTCTCATATTCCTGTCAAGGCCTTGAATACAAAGCACATGGAGAAAAAGACCCGCAAGTATTACAGATACATTGGTTCTCTCACCACTCCACCATGCACAGAGAATGTCACCTGGAGCATCCTCGGCAAG GTGAGATCAATATCAAAGGAGCAGGTCGAGCTTCTTCAGGCACCATTGGACTCTACTTGCAAGAAAAACGCAAGGCCTTTGCAGGAACTGAATGGGCGACAGATTGAGTTATTTGCTGAGCTTGGCGACAGTTAA